In Rattus norvegicus strain BN/NHsdMcwi chromosome 3, GRCr8, whole genome shotgun sequence, a genomic segment contains:
- the Tmem250 gene encoding transmembrane protein 250 isoform X1, producing MPVMPIPRRVRSFHGPHTTCLHAACGPVRTSHLARTKYNNFDVYVKTRWLYGFIRFLLYFSCSLFTAALWGALAALFCLQYLGVRVLLRFQLKLSVLLLLLGRRRVDFRFMNELLIYGIHVTMLLVGGLGWCFMVFVDM from the coding sequence ATGCCGGTCATGCCCATCCCGCGGCGGGTGCGCTCCTTCCACGGCCCGCACACCACCTGCCTACACGCAGCCTGCGGACCAGTGAGAACCTCTCACCTGGCCCGCACCAAGTACAACAACTTCGACGTGTATGTCAAGACCCGCTGGCTCTACGGCTTTATCCGCTTTCTGCTCTACTTCAGCTGCAGCCTCTTCACAGCGGCCCTCTGGGGCGCGCTGGCCGCGCTCTTCTGCCTGCAGTACCTGGGCGTGCGTGTGCTGCTGCGCTTCCAGCTCAAACTgtcagtgctgctgctgctgctggggcgCAGGCGCGTGGACTTCCGCTTCATGAACGAGCTGCTCATCTACGGGATCCACGTGACTATGCTGCTGGTCGGGGGACTGGGCTGGTGCTTCATGGTCTTTGTGGACATGTGA